In Deltaproteobacteria bacterium, the sequence ATCTTCAAGGCCAACAGCGCCATCTTGAACAGCCTGCTCACGCTGCTCAACGCGCGCCGCTTCACCCACGGCAACGTCGCCGTGCGGGTGCCGCTCATCTCGCTGTACGCCGCCAGCAACGAGGTCCCCACCGACGAGGCGCTGTCGGCGTTGTTCGACCGCTTCCTGCTGCGCGTGCGGGTCGACTACCTCGACAGCTATCACTTCCGCGGCCTGCTGCAGAAGGGCATCGAGCTCGAGGCCCGCGGCATGAATCCCGATACGCCGCAGCTGCGTCCGGTCATCAGCGCCCACGAGCTGCGCGAGCTGCAGCGCAACTTCGGCAACCTGCTGCGCTTCTCCGAGGACTTCCTCTCGACCTTCAAGGGCCTGGTGTTCCAGATCCGCTCCGAGGGCGTGGGCCTCTCCGATCGCCGCATCGTCAAGCTGCTCAAGCTGTTCGCCGCGTCTGCGGTGTTCGACGGCCGCGACGTCGTCAACGACAGCGACTTCTTCGTGCTGCGCCACGTGTGGAACACCCCCGAGCAGGAGGAGATCCTGCAGGAGGTGGTCGGGCCGGTGCTCGATCAGTGGTACGAGCACCACCCGGATCAGGCCCGCATCGGCGCGACCCCGACCAACCTGCAGGATCTGCTCGACGAGCTGCGGGTCATCCGCGAGACGCTGACCGGCAGCGAGGTGCTGAGCGACATGCAGCTGTTCAGTCAGCTGCGCAACCTGGGCGACATCAAGGCCGCGCTCGGCCGCATGCCCGACAACCCCGCGGCGCAGCGCATGATCGTCGAGGTCGACAAGC encodes:
- a CDS encoding AAA family ATPase, yielding MQDPPIARPSVSIPELARRLQDGARQLEAQFLGKEEIIRLLFVSALAGEHLVMVGPPGTAKSALIRQFAQVIEARYFDYLLTRFTEPNEIFGPVDIQAFREGTYRRRLEGMLPESEVVFLDEIFKANSAILNSLLTLLNARRFTHGNVAVRVPLISLYAASNEVPTDEALSALFDRFLLRVRVDYLDSYHFRGLLQKGIELEARGMNPDTPQLRPVISAHELRELQRNFGNLLRFSEDFLSTFKGLVFQIRSEGVGLSDRRIVKLLKLFAASAVFDGRDVVNDSDFFVLRHVWNTPEQEEILQEVVGPVLDQWYEHHPDQARIGATPTNLQDLLDELRVIRETLTGSEVLSDMQLFSQLRNLGDIKAALGRMPDNPAAQRMIVEVDKLLETMFASSRFV